One Triticum dicoccoides isolate Atlit2015 ecotype Zavitan chromosome 4B, WEW_v2.0, whole genome shotgun sequence genomic window carries:
- the LOC119293759 gene encoding chemocyanin-like has product MAMAQGRGSAAQGFALGLLVLCLLLGADTAGAATYNVDWSFASGSWPIGKSFRAGDVLVFSYNPAVHNVVAVDAGGYNSCRGSGATHTYTSGSDHVPLVPGTNYFICSLSSHCGLGMKMAVTAN; this is encoded by the exons ATGGCTATGGCTCAGGGAAGAGGCAgtgcggcgcagggcttcgccctcGGCTTGCTCGTGCTGTGCCTCCTCCTCGGCGCCGACACCGCCGGCGCCGCCACCTACAACGTCGACTGGTCGTTCGCCTCCGGCAGCTGGCCCATCGGCAAGAGCTTCCGCGCAGGGGACGTCCTCG TGTTCAGCTACAACCCGGCCGTGCACAACGTGGTGGCGGTGGACGCCGGCGGCTACAACAGCTGCCGGGGCTCCGGCGCGACGCACACCTACACCTCGGGGAGCGACCACGTCCCGCTCGTCCCCGGGACGAACTACTTCATCTGCAGCCTCAGCAGCCACTGCGGGCTCGGGATGAAGATGGCCGTCACTGCAAACTGA